A genomic segment from Triticum dicoccoides isolate Atlit2015 ecotype Zavitan chromosome 1A, WEW_v2.0, whole genome shotgun sequence encodes:
- the LOC119361706 gene encoding uncharacterized protein LOC119361706: MGKLMRRAARRMSLSPPVTRRADRATPTPPANAAVVTRCTSAAADHAAQLHDVTVTTAAPPPAKPQHKDEQPRLTGLLLNFTGPTAVPPATDLVDIFSRFGPVVEARPEGFSVAMVIFESSLDAAAAFAGTAKIGALSPNLISFRLAYSLSAPAAQADDSPQSPMNADEMDHLLDEAEGMDLLDLLAVEALH, from the coding sequence ATGGGGAAGCTCATGCGCAGGGCCGCACGCCGGATGTCGCTGTCGCCGCCGGTGACCCGCAGAGCCGACCGCGCCACGCCCACTCCTCCGGCGAACGCTGCTGTGGTGACACGGTGCACAAGCGCTGCTGCCGATCATGCCGCTCAGCTGCATGACGTCACCGTCACCACCGCTGCTCCTCCTCCGGCGAAGCCGCAGCACAAGGACGAGCAGCCTCGGCTGACCGGGCTGCTGCTGAACTTCACCGGCCCGACCGCCGTCCCTCCGGCGACCGACCTCGTCGACATCTTCAGCCGGTTCGGGCCCGTGGTGGAGGCCAGGCCGGAAGGCTTCTCCGTCGCCATGGTGATCTTCGAGAGCAGCCTGGACGCCGCGGCGGCGTTCGCGGGCACGGCCAAGATCGGCGCCCTCAGCCCCAACCTCATCAGCTTCCGCCTCGCCTACTCGCTGTCCGCTCCCGCCGCGCAGGCCGATGATTCTCCGCAGAGCCCCATGAACGCCGATGAGATGGATCACCTGCTTGATGAGGC